In Syntrophobacterales bacterium, the sequence GAGGTCGGCCTGATTATCACAGTCGCAGAATCTGGCGCCCAAATGTCATAGTTTGTCACGTCTCGCAGAACTTGCCTTTCTCCCGCCGAAATTTCCTTCAACACTTCTGGACGTAAATCAGCTATTCTGATCAATGTTTTTGCCGCACGGGACGGTTCGCGCCGCCCCTGTTCCCATTGTTCCAGCGTCCGTTTCGAGACGCCCATCAATGCGGCAAACTGGCTTCGGGGAAGGCCATGTTGAAAAGGATTATTGCCATAATGTTATCGGGTCTGCCACTTTTCTGCGCCACCGGTGCAATCGCTGGTGTTTAAGGTTTGATCACCGGACTCTTTTTCGAGTTGTTCCGGCATTAAAGGTTGTCGAGGGGGCTGCGAACCGCAAGTCCCGGCCGGTTGAGCACGTGGGTGTAGATCATCGTGGTGGCGACATCGGCATGGCCGAGCAACTCCTGCACGGTCCGGATGTCGGCCCCGCCTGCCAGTAGATGGGTGGCGA encodes:
- a CDS encoding tyrosine-type recombinase/integrase, with product MDPRSGLRRRHHLDDAAFQNAIRKAARAAGLSQRVTPHTLRHSFATHLLAGGADIRTVQELLGHADVATTMIYTHVLNRPGLAVRSPLDNL